CTATGCTAAATTGCGCACGGGCTTGATAGTCCATATTCTTTGTAAAGAATGCAGTAAAGGCAATGGGCGTTGCTGGTTCTATCGCTGATGCGTCTGGTGACTGAGCAAATGAATGGTAGGGGTATGCAAGTAGGCAAACCAACAACAGATATAAAGTCGGGAGTATATTATTCTTTTTCATAAACTAATTCTATTTCATCAACTAAAAGTGTACTGCCAATAGCTCCTTTAAATTCAGCCCCATCAATACTCGAAGTCATGACAATGGCAATCATATAATCTTTGTTCGGATCATAGGTTTTTCCTGGAATGACAGTAAAGGGAATGGAGAAGGTACTCCACGTTGTTGTTTCTTTGCGATCTTCTGCTGGGATGCGTGCAATGGCTACATTTCGTGGATCAGCAAACGCATGATCACCTGTTAGGTAGTTGTCTTTTTTCTGTAGTTCAAAAATAATGGCATAGATATCGAATGAATCTTGTGCACCGGGCACTTCATTATAATTCTCATCCGTCACTACTTTTCCAGGCGTGTATTTATAGACACCTCGTAAGGTTTGAGGCAAAGCACCACTATAAGGAAGTCCAAAACGAGTGGATTTCAATGTATTAAATGGGTTGAGCTTGAATTGTCCTAAAAATAAATTACCTGCAGCAATCGGATTTCCTGTTGCTGCGGCAAAATTGGATGTATATACGGTTTGCATTTTAACAGCTAATCCTCCTCTTCGACCTGGGGCTACCGTTGTCGGATAGGCCTCTGCGGGTGTTGAACCAGCAATCGTAGCATATCCTTGGTTTCCGCTATCCCAATCGTAAATTTTCTCCCCATTAGAGCCAATTTCATAAAAGCGGTAGTAACGATCTCGATCGGTTAGTTCGGCATTGTTGAAATCGTAATAGGTACTCAATTCATCACTTGTAAAGCTGACCAGATATTTTTTTTGCCAACGTTTATCTTGGGCTGTGATAACGACCTCTTGGGCAGTTGAAAAATCACGCGTAACTCCATTGGGTGGATCCATGGTTGAATTGGGAGAAATAATAAAAAAAGGCGACTGATGCTCTAAATCTACATTTGATTTTACTCTAAATTCAACCGATGTATTCGTGATAATCGGATCCATTTTGAGGTATTCACTTGGAATATAAGCTTCTAATATGTCGGCATTGGTGTCTAATTCTTCCTCTTTGATGCAACTGCTGCACAAAAGGCTGAGTCCTACTAAGTATAGAGAAACGAGGTGTTTCATAGGGGTATAATGTTAATTAATGACATATTTACAATTTTCTTGCCAAATTTGATTGCTTTGTGTTAAGCTTTTTCTAACACGGAAGGTAATGTATTTTTGTTTAGTTAAAACGTTTATTTTTTACTTTTTATTTTGTAAAATAGACCTTTAAATTTCGCGTCAATGGAGTTACTATTAGCTCCTCAATGTATAGGAAAAGCAAAATGAAAAGAAGGAGTTTATATTTCTTTTGATAGTAGTATATTTGTTTGATTGTAAATAGTCTGTATGAAAACCAAGCATTTAATTTATTTGTTGCTTTTAGGGGTTACGAGCCTTTGGGCTCAAGATAATCACAAGTGGAATAGTTATTTCTCTTACACGGAGGTTGTGGCTCTTGCAAAAGGACGCGATGTCGTTTTTGGAGCAACGCCTTCCGCTTTGTTGCGTTTTTCAGTTAATCAGCAGAATATTGAAGTGTACAACTCCATTAGTGGATTAAAAACCAATCAAATTACAGCCTTGCATTTTAGTGAGGTACACCAAAAGCTATTAATTGGAAATGAAGATGGTAGCTTACTCGTTTTTGATTTGAGAAATGACCGTATACGAACCTTATCTGACATTAAAAGTAAGCCCTCTTTACAGGTATTTGAACGTCGAATTAATGCTTTCTTAGAAGTTAAGGGACAAGTATATATTGCGACGAATTACGGAATTAGTGCCTTCAATATGAATGACAACTCATTTGGTGATAGCTATTATATTGGATCCAATGGGAAAAATAGCATCGTGAAGGATATCGTAGCAACAAATCAAGATTTGTTGGCTATTACAGCGGAGGGAATTAAACAGATTGGACTTCAAAACCCCAATAAGGTTGATTTTAGACAATGGACTACTTGGGAGAATGGATCAAATTGGGAAAAAGGATATGCAATAGGGGATAAGATTTTCTTGAGTGCAAAAGAAGAGACTACCCTTTATGAATTGGCGCAACCAAATCAAGTCGTAACGGTGGCGGAAGCCAAGCAACCAATTGTAAATTTTAATGAAAACGAGCAAGGACAATTGCTGGTGATTACACCGACACAAGTACTGACGTTACAAGGCGGAAATCAATTAATCGAAACCATACAGCACGGCAATCTTGTGGATGCTGTTGAGGTGAATGGGGTGTATTATTTTGCGAGTAGTTCAGCAGGATTATTTCAAATGGCGAAAAACGGACAGAAAGAATCGTTATCGCCTGATGGACCAGAATCGAATCGTGTATTTTCACTGTTGTCGACAAGAGAGGGTACGTGGTTCATTAGTGGAGGATATGATAAAAATACATACAACCCCTATGTACCTACCTTAGCAGCCAGAGGATTGAGCTACTTTAATAAGAAAAAAGGATGGGAGTTTTTGCCATTTGGCGCATTGAAAGATGCACGTGCATTAACCTATGCTGCGCTGAATCCGAAGAATGATAAAGAATTGTATGTCGGATCGTACCATTCGGGATTATTGCAAATAAAATGGAAGAACAATAGCATCCAAGATAGTGAAGTGGTCTTGTTTAACCACGAAAATACGGGTACTACGGGCTTAGAGAATATGGAAATTGATCCCAATGACACTTCTTTTCCTCCAGGTTATGCAACAGTACGTATAAATGGGGTTGTGTTTGATAAACAAGGAAAATTATGGGTAACGAATAACTTTGTGTCTAGTGCATTGAAGGTTATGGATGCCAATCAAA
The window above is part of the Myroides odoratus DSM 2801 genome. Proteins encoded here:
- a CDS encoding PCMD domain-containing protein, yielding MKHLVSLYLVGLSLLCSSCIKEEELDTNADILEAYIPSEYLKMDPIITNTSVEFRVKSNVDLEHQSPFFIISPNSTMDPPNGVTRDFSTAQEVVITAQDKRWQKKYLVSFTSDELSTYYDFNNAELTDRDRYYRFYEIGSNGEKIYDWDSGNQGYATIAGSTPAEAYPTTVAPGRRGGLAVKMQTVYTSNFAAATGNPIAAGNLFLGQFKLNPFNTLKSTRFGLPYSGALPQTLRGVYKYTPGKVVTDENYNEVPGAQDSFDIYAIIFELQKKDNYLTGDHAFADPRNVAIARIPAEDRKETTTWSTFSIPFTVIPGKTYDPNKDYMIAIVMTSSIDGAEFKGAIGSTLLVDEIELVYEKE
- the porZ gene encoding type IX secretion system anionic LPS delivery protein PorZ, which codes for MKTKHLIYLLLLGVTSLWAQDNHKWNSYFSYTEVVALAKGRDVVFGATPSALLRFSVNQQNIEVYNSISGLKTNQITALHFSEVHQKLLIGNEDGSLLVFDLRNDRIRTLSDIKSKPSLQVFERRINAFLEVKGQVYIATNYGISAFNMNDNSFGDSYYIGSNGKNSIVKDIVATNQDLLAITAEGIKQIGLQNPNKVDFRQWTTWENGSNWEKGYAIGDKIFLSAKEETTLYELAQPNQVVTVAEAKQPIVNFNENEQGQLLVITPTQVLTLQGGNQLIETIQHGNLVDAVEVNGVYYFASSSAGLFQMAKNGQKESLSPDGPESNRVFSLLSTREGTWFISGGYDKNTYNPYVPTLAARGLSYFNKKKGWEFLPFGALKDARALTYAALNPKNDKELYVGSYHSGLLQIKWKNNSIQDSEVVLFNHENTGTTGLENMEIDPNDTSFPPGYATVRINGVVFDKQGKLWVTNNFVSSALKVMDANQKWQSYYSTYGMFDYKRGNYGRLVVDKNETKWIPSLEDGLTAFNETKNNRVAKLNTDLGNLPSDNVSALALDKNNQLWIGTNKGLRVIQNVNQFLQTTSLQPTNIVIEENGIAEELFYQQYITKIEVDGANQKWVAIADAGVFLVAATGKNVIYHFTKDNSPLPSNTINDIATDPVSGEVFFATDLGVVSFMADTSEGQDTNSSFYAYPNPVRPEYLGEVRIVGLMDRSVVKITDIEGNLVFEATSNGGTVVWDTHAFNGKRVASGVYLIMVSSADHGNTKVKKLMIIR